TAGATAGCACTTATCCAGAGGGACATTTATACATCCCAACATAGATTATAGATAACAAGAATACTAAGATAACCACACACAGATGTCACTATAATAGAGTGTGTGCTAGTGGAGGACATTCACATGACAGGTGATAAGGattaaaaagtaagaaatgtgCAAGAATTAAGACATCTGTGCACACTACACAACATGAACAACAGTAAAACGTGTGAAAACAAGCTGGTGTTATCAGGCAAAAGAGAGACAGATTCAAAAATAGAGAAACCAAGGAAAGAAGATTTTAAGGACTTTCTGAAGCACAGCTCTGCACTTCGTACACAGATCAACTACACACTGTGGAAACCAGACAGCACACACCATTTCTTACATGTGGGGTAAaaggcacagacacacattaaactAAATTATGAGTTACTATCAACCTTTTGCATTTGATAACCATTTCCCCTTgtgacacacactcctccttCACCGACATCTCAGAAGGAGGTGAGAGGTTTGCGTTTCCACAACAGTGTCAAAAGACTTTGGAAGAAATAACCCGGCATCCTTTGAACAAATGAAGTACTTCAGCAGGATTGGCGTGTTTAGTTAAATATTTAGCACTCGCATCCAAACCTCTCCAGGAGGTTTTATAAGGCAGAACCAGGGCTGCTGTGTCAGAGGAGGAATTAATGGATGTGATGTTCTTTCTCTGGCAAGATCTTTAAAGGACAGATGAAACCTTTGTTGAGATACTCTGGGAGGTGTCACCATAAAACACCTGTGACCTTCTCCccgttttattttaaagcccGAACCTCTTTCACTGTCTCTGTAGATTTCCCTCACTTtattcccccccttttttcatcttctctctcctttttttaaagatactttCACAGTATTTGCTTTATTAGCCAATAAGAGCTTGGAAAGCAAGGGAAAAGAGAGCGCTGTTGGCATGAAGCAATGGCCTGCAGGTTGGATATTGAACCTCTCCCAGCTTTCTTGGTGCACCCAAACTGCTTTCAATTTCACTTTCTGGCGTGACCAGCTCAATTTTTCCCACAAGAAATGTATAAAGTAGGTAAAAGTTTTCCTTGTAGTGAtttttagtgtgttatataggtttttgtttatgtaaaagCTGCCTGTTGCTCAGTGCAGGAACAGGAGAGCCTTAAACACGGGCCTACCCTCTCACGTGTGTTAAGTaaatgcacacgcacacacacacacacgcacacacacacacgcacacacacacacacacacacacacacacacaaacacacacacacacagtgaatgaatgaatgacacacaaacacgtgcAGAGCTGCCGGTCTTGACCTTTCAGGAAGTGTTTACTGTAAATCTCTAAAGTTACAGATGTAGTCTAAATAATTAAATGGGCAAATTCATTCATGGTTAATCCCGAAGTCATTTTTGCTAACATTTTAAACGTTTATCGCCTATTCTGGTGTGTAAGTCCAAAATAAAAGTTCTGCAAAACATTTTGGCTCAATTTAGCCAATTGCATATTTGTGATGTTATTTTTGGACCCTTAAAACCATTTCTTAAATCTTCCCTTAGAGCAGTAAATGGGTttacaaaagtgaaaaaaaccCTCAGCAAAACAAGTTACACTCCTTTTAAAGAGGTCTTCTATTTATACCTGATTCTGATCCAACCCTGTGGCTTTTATAAAGAGGCCATTTTGCCTGTACTGGCCCTTGCATTTGATTGGTGGATCCTACCTGCCAATCATCCTGTGTGGCTCCGTCCATGAGCAGGAGCGTCCCGTGACTCAGAGGAACCCGAATCCGCTCCACATAGGTGTAGTCTCCGTTCTCCTCCTAACACATTAAACATAAAGAGCACAAAGCTTATCATAATACACACATGGTAATGCACAAAGGAGGAGCAAAAAGCTTATTTAAAGACCCATTCTGTTAACTCTTCTACATCAGGCCGAAAGAAGCCTGTCTCTTAAGAAGTGTATACtttaacacttaaaataacAGACAGCTTTTAAACACAGGCATATAAATCCTGCGCTGAGTCTAAACACAATACCTGACTCAAGCCTTCCTCTGTGTGCCCAGTTTTTCACTACCTCACATTGGCAGCTGACTTACAGTCTGTAACCCTTGGTCATTTCTTTCCATATTAAAGATTTGAACAGTACTCTTTTTTAAGTAGCATGCAGTGCAAGCAGGAGATGCCCTCTTTGTCTTTGAGCCAAGTCTTACCACCAAACTAACTCAAAAAAAGAGTGTCTGCAGGATTTATAGACCTCTTTAATGAATACTCGCAGTTGGATGAGTAAAACATATGAAACCttctaaacaaacaaaacaattatacaacTAGTGTGAGAGCAGCATAGTAAAAGTGCTCCAAGACGTTCAGTGTTCAGAagcaaaacaaaccaacaactGCTTCTTAGTCCTGGTGTAAGAATGGACACCATTGTTCATGCCATCATCTCACCGGTGCAGGCTGCTTGCGGAGGCTGAACACTCGCGTGTCGCCCAGACTGAGGGAGGCGATGGTGGGCTTGTTACCCAGCGAGGCCTCGTCGTCACTGTGCCAGCCGATGCTGTCGTGGCAGTCCCGGTACATGTTACAGAGCAGGGAGTTAAAGCTGCAGCCGCTCGCCTGCTCCACCGCATCGCGCAGCGTCAACAGCAAGGGGTGCCACTGTGAGGGGAAGGAAGAGATGTTTCAGGAGATCATTTGGAAGAAAAGAGTAAAATAATCAAGATAAGACGCAAGCaataaaaatatagtttttgaatatttaaagtgGATAGAAACACATCAAACAAAGTATATCTACAAAAACTATCAGAAAAAAGATGATGAACTAATAATTAATACAGAAGTGGGGAACTGTCTCCCAAAACACAAAGACTGAACCAACTTCTCCATGTTCaaataacaaatcaaaaccCACCTCTTCAGATCTGCTTTTTCACGTGTGATTAATGTTAAagatgttttcattcatttgaccCTGCTTCAGTAAAATATCTTTGAGTACCTTtgataaataaagatattatcATGTGTGCAGATTGCTTGTTTTGGTGCCTTGGAGGTTTAGAGAGTTTGTCTCACCTGCGTGTTAGCATCCATGGTGGAGCGAGCGTACGTATAGGGCAACTCTCCGAACCAGCAGGTCAGCCTCGGCTCCTCGTACGCCTCACCtggaccaacacacacaaacaaacacacgaaAATAGCAACTTCAGACCGGTGTCAGGACATCTTTTGCATATAGTTCTCCAAATGTTATCCCATATCACATCATAAAATGCCAAACTGTTCAATACATCTATCCCAAACTGAATTTTTAACACAGCCAGCATCacttattcaaatataaatcagGAAATATTTTTGCTCTTGGATATAGAGGAAAAAGTCGGAAttcaaaatctgaattttctGACACATTTGAGTCAGTACTCAAAAGTATCATGGTTGGACATCCAAACCTAGAGGTGATATCTGAAGATTAAAATGGTTGTTATTTTACCAACTGATGAATTTAAAGAAGGCTAAACAGTTGGTACTCATGTTTAAGTCCAACTTCATTGTCATGTGTACGTAAAGACAATGAAATGCTTGTGCTCAGTGGCACTTTCTGACTTACACAAGAGGCATGCATCCTCAGACAGCAGCAAGGGGAAACTACACACCATTTAAAGTAGACAATAAATAACATCAACAAAGTGCAGCCTGTACGGTATGTAAGCATCAAATACTAAGGATGTTTTGGGATTTCTTTTCACAGCATTTGGTGCAATTGTTATGAAGTTGTGCCATGACCTCCCTGCTGTCTTTACAGTCCTCTGAAGCCGTCTGAGATGTGTATGGCAAAGAAATTAAACCTGCACTTTCAGTAGATGACTCACTGATAAAAATCAGAGCgtgattttgtcttttttaaatcatttattttatgttattgacatttgttgacaccCGACAGCCTAAAACACACTGGTAAAATGGTCTTCCTCAAAGCAGCAGCTGTGGCCACTTTCTGTCCAATCCATCTCTATATTGCATCAGTAATTGGGTCAAGGcatttctactttaaaaaggAACCATCTGTTTTCATTACTACCTGTTATTTTTGCTGAATGACAACCATAAGTAGGGCAGAAGCTGACACAGTCTGTTCTTAATGTATTCCTTTATGGCATTAACACACGTGTACACTGAATACATTTCCAAAGGTTCAgttcctctctgtttgtcttcctcAGTTGTTCTTTCTTCCTCTAGGAACACCAAGATCTCTTCCAGGAACCAATTTTCTGCCATTAGTGTATTTTGACCCGGCTCTCTGGTACAGAGCCACCAAAACAAACTGCTCGAAACAGCCATTGCTTTTATGGCACTGAATTATTCAGGGCCACTGGGAGCTAATACCGTGTGCGATCGTTTGTCAATTTTCAAAAGCCGTACTCTTTCCATTACAAGATGCCATCAAGGGGAAGAGATTAGCAAAACTCAATCAAAAGGATCCAATTTAGAGTCGTGAGTAACGGTTGGAAAAACAaagtcaagttttttttttttttaacaaatcagGATAAGTGACAGAGAGTTAACGGGTGAGGGGGTTAACATCCGTTTTCCACTTCTTCTTTAACCCAAACATCACATGGTCTTTGTTGAGAAAGTCTCAGGAGTGATGGATTGAGATTACACAACTTTATGATCCGTGTTCGGAGATGATCTCGCTCCTTATCATGCTGTAGGAAAACACACGATGCACGAGAGCCAACTGAGTGAGAGAGGACGTCTGATTCGGAGGAAAAGTTTGGCTGCGGCTCAACTATCGCTGTAAATAGTCTCTCTGGGTACAAAGTGAGAGTTATTCTGTACTTTTTAAGGGGATATTACGACTGTTTTGAGAAGGAAAGCCATTGCACAACTTAGACACTTGCAAAGAGTCTGCAGTTTTTGCTTTTGTCATCAATCAAAAACAAGATGTATTGTACTTGCTTGGACAACCAATAATACATCACTGAACAAATccagctgtaaaataaaaatgtagaggGTATGTAGCCTTCTGACCTTCTTGAATACGTCTAAAAATGTCTAGTGGAATAGTTCAAATATTATGCAATAATATCTCAGTATCaatattgaaatgttattaCCAAAGAGGTTTATGGCACATATGACACTGAAAATCACCTTTTTTCTCAAAGAATACCCTAATTCTCTTCCGTAGGTGTAGTACGGTTGAATAAAATCATCAGAAATGTGAGTAAAATGACTTCAGGGAGTAAagacaaatgagaaaaataacaaaatgatatCCTATTACTCTACTGGTGCCCctagacaaaaaaacaacacatattacGATATCCAAAATCTAACAGGATCTAATGTTGATCTGTTGCCCAGCACTAAAATAAACTAGAACACACTTGAACCCAATATGACACCAGCTGCAGTGAGGGAACCCTGTTTACTTCCAGGGTGCATCACAGTGACACATTTCCCCCCCCGAGACATTACTCACCCTTATCTCCCCGGTCTGTACCCACCCTGTCTGTAGTTAGTCTTCTGGGACCAGGGCAGCTCTGCCAGCAGCTTACTGAACATCCAGTCCGCCTCCTCTGGGGGAAGAAATCCTGGAAGCAGCCGCAGTCTGGACCGAGAGCAAGACCAAACACACGCGTGTACAAACTGCTCATACTCTAGGAAATGCCTTGTAGGTTTAGGAATGATCAAAAGTCCCTGGTTCGAGTCCTTATATAGAGGTTATCATAGTTATTATTACCTTAGATTAGGTTAggtcattttagttttgactAAGTGATTTCATTTTAGTTCAGGGTTCAGTTTAGTTAAAGTTAGTTGTCAGTGTGTGCAAGTTATGTTTCAGTCTTTCAGAAAAGTCTAGTTTTTCTACATTTAGGTTTAACGTTGGTTCAGCAGGTTTTTGTTGATTCTACGAGACAAAAGTTTTCtccttttacactttttttctcttacGACATAATAAATCAGGCACAGGCTCAAATAATTGATTACAGATGATTAACTGTGCAGTTTCTATATCCTTGAGTCTTAGTTTCCTTGCGCTTGTTTATCTTTCATTGCTTGGCACtagatattttattattgataatagCATGAGCCCAATGtctaaaaactaaatatacttCAAGATTCAGTAGGCTTTCTAAGCACATGTTACAAcgtattcagaaaaaaaacatgtctcacTTTCATCTGTGGGCAATGAGGCAGGAGGTATGACATTCACAAAGGGCTTTATACACTCTTAAGGGattactgccatctagtggactTAAAACTCGAtcacaggtttgttttcatcactgctttggaaaaagaaaaaaatcacatcattGTTTATTCCCTATTTATCCATTcatcaataaaaatacaatgttCTCACCTGGATACTCCGGAAGGTCCATCGCTGATGTCATGAATACCTGCCTGCCTGTTAAATAAGAAAAGATGAGTGTTAGACAACACACAATGTTCATAGTATACAAGAACAATACAAAGCCCCAAATACCAggagaaaaaagacaagagacgcatttaaaataaatgaataaaaatacttACTCTATCACCTTCTCTGGTGGGACAGCTCTAACTGGCTGTGATGTAGAAAGGACAGAACAGAGACTAAGTTAAAACCCTTTCCAATAGGCAGAAAATGACCAACTTGGCCAAAAATTCAAAGGTGACTTCAGTGTTTGCTGTCTACCATGGTGGGCTGATGAAACTCAAATGTCTTGGGAGTTTTCTGGGGACCACAACCCCACGAAGTAGGAGCTGGGTTTTCATTTTTGGGCTGTTGGTTGATTTGGACTGCAACTAGAAAAAACGAAATATAAGATGTTGGCTCCATATCAGTCGTGTAAATGGACTGAAAATCTAGCATCCATGTCTTGTagaagtaaatatatattggTATTCTCTTTAGGTCAGGATCAGACAGAGGGAGCCACAAATACTACcaatataacatatttacattaaCTCCTAATTTACCCTTTGGTGCAGAGTGTTTTGGAAGTTGTTTGGCCCAGGAGCCCTGGACTCTGGCCCGCTGACGCTTATCTGACATCAAATCACATCTGGGGAGGGACAGACAAGATTTCAGAAACAAATTCTCCATGAACCCGAAATAAGGACACCTCTGCTTCGGTAGATTTCTCCAAAGCAACCCAAACACTTTTATTAACTTTAAACCCAGAGCTTCCCGAGGAAATAAAGGAGTCTTTCTTCTGTCATAAATTATGACAATATATGTTCttaacttgatttattttaggCAGTGTTTTCGTTTTGTAATGCTAACTGAATTGTTTAAGGTAGTGGAACTGTAAAGGTGTATTTGACTTTATTCTGTATTTCACTGCACAAGCTCTGATGTAGTTTTACCGATCTGCTTTTGGTCTTGATAATTAACGTACTGATAATTGCTTTCCTTAAGATGCATTTCAGTGGCATGTTGACAGAACAGACAAAAAACCCATTTATAACTTGACTTAATAGTTAATTCGTGAAGATAAGTGTTAAAGTCTGACTGGTAGGCTCAGAATACACGCTAAGTTAGCTTAACCTGCtcatagttatttaaaaaatacactttgtacatttcagaattaaaaacaaataacaggttAACTCATGTTGAACCACGTCTTTAAACTACTTACCAGAAAGGCTGCTAAAACGCAACACTACAGCCTATAAAGAGAAGAGAAACTCCACATGAGCTAGGACGTCAGTTGACAGCAGCCATGGATATGTgtcacaacaaaataaatccgACCCGGGACAGAGAGGCGCAGTAAGGTTCCGCCCtacttctcctttttttatttcattatgttgaTTGGGAGTAATATGCAATTAATTAAATACGACAACAGAGCCAGGGATTTACCACattagacaaaaataaaatatatattataaaacaagATATTATCACCTTTTTGTTAgtcaacatttgaaaatagTTAGAGATATTGCTCAACATATTTTAGGCATAAACAGAATTCGTTTTTGTTTAATGCTTGATTTTACATAtatgaataatttattttagCCAACAAaagtattcaaatattttataaatgacaaATCGGTCTCTCATCCATTTTTTGGTGTGTGTCAAAATAGGTTTTAACGGTTTCTGAATATTTATCACAGAGAAGCAACTTTTGTTTGCCTTTAAATGCAATATCAAggtaatatatatacagtggggcaaaaaagtatttagtcagccaagttgtgcaagttctcccatttaaaaagatgagagaggactgtaatttttatcataggtaaacctcaactatgagagacagaatgagaaaaaaaaatccagaaaatcacattgtaggatttttaatgaatttatttcaaatgattgtggaaaataagtatttggtcaataacaaaagttcatctcaatactttgttatataccctttgttggcaatgacagaggtcaaacgttttctgtaagtcttcacaaggttttcacacactgttgctggtattttggcccattcctccatgcagatctcctctaaagcagtgatgttttggggctgtcgctgggcaacacagactttcaactccctccaaagattttctatggggttgagatctggagactggctaggccactccaggaccttgaaatgcttcttacgaagccactccttcgttgccctggcggtgtgtttgggatcattgtcatgctgaaagacccagccgcgcttcatcttcagtgcccttgctgatggaaggaggttttcactcaaaatctcacgatacatggccccattcattctttcctttacacggatcagtcgtcctggtccctttgcagaaaaacagccccaaagcatgatgtttccacccccatgcttcacagtaggtatggtgttctttggatgcaactctgcattctttctcctccaaacacgacgagttgagtttttaccaaaaagttctattttggtttcttctgaccatatgacattctcccaatcctcttctggatcatccaaatgccctctagcaaacttcagacgggcctggacatgtactggcttaagcagggggacacgtctggaactgcaggatttaagtccctggtggcgtagtgtgttactgatggtagcctctgttactttggtcccagctctctgcaggtcattcactaggtccccccgtgtggttctgggatttttgctcaccgttcttgtgatcattttgaccccacggggtgagatcttgcgtggagccccagatcgagggagattagcagtggtcttgtatgtcttccattttctaataattgctcccacagttgatttcttcacaccaagctgcttacctattgcagattcagttttcccagcctggtgcaggtctacaattttgtctctggtctccttagacagctctttggtcttggccatagtggagtttggagtatgactgtttgaggttgtggacaggtgtcttttatactgataacgagttcaaaaaggtgccattaatacaggtaacgagtggaggacagaggagcctcttaaagaagaagttacaggtctgtgagagccagaaatcttgcttgtttgtaggtgaccaaatacttattttaccgaggaatttaccaattaattctttaaaaatcctacaatgtgatttcctggattgtttcccccattctgtctctcatagttgaggtatacctatgataacaattacaggcctctctcatctttttaaatgggagaacttgcacaattggtggctgactaaatacttttttgccccactgtatatatatatatgtattgaTGAGGAAGCATTGAGACCTTTCAAAAGATCATTTACaaaaaggtttacatttttttgatttGCCTCTGATGTTAATGTTAATCCataacctccactggctccccgtccaCCAACGAATCAACTTCAAAGTCCTCCTCATCACCCACAAAGCCTCaacaaccaggccccctcctacctcacagacctgctgaACCACCACACCCCTCCTATCCATCCCCACCTGCGCCAAGCACCcaacctggggggacagagccttctccgtcgCTGCCCCCTctctctggaactcactcccacaaCCCATCAGAGACTGCACTGACCTCACCACCTTCAAGAAACTCACAAAAACGTACCTCTTCAAACTGGCttttaaggtgtttttgttgttgttgatactTTGCTCGATTTTAATGcgacttttactttatttattgttgtctttctgtattatgtacctctgtaaagtgaCTTTGAGAACCTGAAAACTATTAATGTGATCTGATGGAGCAAAAAACAGTACACATCAAATCATAACATGTATATAGTGTCAACACAGCGCCTTAAATCAGACTATAGTGAATAAGTAGTCATACTTTTTGAcgattatacagtatatatgcaTATATGACTTTACTACtaacctttttaaatacatgacGTTCTCACCCCTAGTCTTGTGACACACCTaatcttcatttaaaatagaaaaacttTTGCTTCCGAGCCGATTACAATATACAGCAACCTCACAATCTTAGatataaaggaaaacaaatacataaccCTTTCGCTTTGTGCCAGAGCTTTTATTAACAAACATCAGTTGCCACTTGCCAGTGCACTTTACATTTagaaatcattgttttttaaatttatttcaAAGTATATTAAAAGACTTGTTACAAAAAGCTTTCACATAACCGCTTAGTAAAGGCACAGGTCAGACCAAGTCATACGGGGTTTTCACACATCAACTGAGTAAAGAGGAGCAGTCCTGTTTCTGAAGCAAACATTTCTTGGCATGTGATACAGAGGCAATGATGTAAAACTTTCACACTTTAGTTTTTACTTCAACGGGAAGGATCTTCGCTCTACATTGAGTCGGTTAAGAGGTTTTCCTTCTTTGGCTAAAggcttacattttaatttaaaaaaggcacaaaattGAGCAACTGTTTAGTTCACATAGACATCATACCAGTTGAATTacataacaatacattttaaccaTTCAACACCCTCTCATTGAACTTGACCATGTTCAGCATTTACTTCAGAAGAAAAGGCACTTCTGACGAACACCGCAGTTATTGTGAAAGACTTTGGTTTAAAGCAAGTGATACATTGGTGCGACAGCAACCCACcacaaaagcaacattttaaacataaagcAAACACGCAATGTTATGAAAGAGCCGATGCATGATGATGAACAGTTCAGTATTGCAAGACAACTGACAGAACGCAGATGACGCCATCTTTAAAATGGCTAAATGAATTGTAAACAGGACTAGGTTGAAAGATAACCTCTAAAAAAAAGGTCTGAGTTTGGCTCGTGTGttcatacaaatatgaaaataaataattatacatacatataaaaAAGAAGCCCTCCACCATGTTACACTGCTTACAACAGCAGGGGTAACAAAtccctcatttattttttgattgtattattttcacCATTGTGTCATTGACAGTATGGATGAATGTCCTTTGCCAAGAGCagcattacattttaacttCTGCCTTCTTCCAGTTCTCTCTAGACGAAAGGACAACAGGGAatagtttactgttttaaatgcaaagtCTTACACATGCTTTGCTGAGGCACATTTTACTAAAGGCACAAATGTGAAATCTCAGGCAACCCTGGAGGATTCACCGCACAGATACAAAAATCCCAATCTCTCCTCTATTTCTGCCCCGGGTCAGAACAGGGTGGCAGTCCACAGATCCACCGGCCGCCTTCCTAATCGTTCTTCAGAGCGTCTCCGTTCCTCAGCTCCcgcatcttcctcctctttagGTACCCGGTGCGCTGCAGACGGTTCATCCTGGCTCCGAAGAAGATGACGAGGTTGATCGGCACCAGCTTGGTAGTCAGCCAGCCctgggaggaaagaaaaggatgTGGGTTAAACTACAGCTTTCAGGACTTCATCTTTAAATGGGAAttgaaagataataaaaacctTTTCCAAGACATCATGAAAAAGGTAGTTTTCATACAAGTGATACAAGTCTTTAAcaaaaaagacataataaaacaaaaggtttttaaggttttattgtcCTATCCACTACAGCTCACGCATAGCTGTTTGCGAAGTACACCTAAAGCCAAGGCTCCTACAACGTAGCAATGAGTCTATATAAAATAATTCACAGCATTAACAATTCTGACAAATTGTTTTATTAAGACTAGCAGCCTGTATGTACATTAGACATGTGTTTCAACTGAATATACTTTACATTAAAGTGCCAATGGTGATAAATCAACTACCGAGCAAGATCGTTTAGGTCTTTAGGACCTACGATAACTAAGATGAGATTAACTTTTTTTGATCCACGTAGGAAAATTCAAGTGTCATAGCAGCGAGCTCAATGAGAGTCAAACACAGGCTAGGAAAGGTtaggaaaataacatttaagtAACAGTATGAATATAAAAGTGTTTTACATATACAGTTTTGGATGGTTACGGATAAAGgttgagtattttttaaaaggattCCAGTTCTTACCATGACGGCATGAGGGAAATAGCCATTGGTCTGGCTCTGCAGACCCACAGTGGAGAGCTCAGCGGCCACATAGCGGTCGGGGGTGGGTTTGTCCAGGGTGGGCTTCCTGATACGAGTCATTTTGGTCACCACGAAGAAGGGTAGCACACTCTACATGAGGACAAAGGAAAGTGTGAGATgagctcaaataaaaaaaacacaattttaaatcAGTCTTCCTCAGGTTAGCATTGAGTCTTTTTTCTTGATTTGAACTCCTATAGTTTAACTCCAGGTGTGCTGC
Above is a genomic segment from Eleginops maclovinus isolate JMC-PN-2008 ecotype Puerto Natales chromosome 2, JC_Emac_rtc_rv5, whole genome shotgun sequence containing:
- the alkbh3 gene encoding alpha-ketoglutarate-dependent dioxygenase alkB homolog 3; the protein is MSDKRQRARVQGSWAKQLPKHSAPKVAVQINQQPKNENPAPTSWGCGPQKTPKTFEFHQPTMPVRAVPPEKVIEQAGIHDISDGPSGVSRLRLLPGFLPPEEADWMFSKLLAELPWSQKTNYRQGEAYEEPRLTCWFGELPYTYARSTMDANTQWHPLLLTLRDAVEQASGCSFNSLLCNMYRDCHDSIGWHSDDEASLGNKPTIASLSLGDTRVFSLRKQPAPEENGDYTYVERIRVPLSHGTLLLMDGATQDDWQHQVAKEYHDRGPRINLTFRTIFPEPEGHRPGTKLRFTPKQP